A stretch of Fusobacterium periodonticum ATCC 33693 DNA encodes these proteins:
- a CDS encoding sigma-70 family RNA polymerase sigma factor yields the protein MKLFSLERYLLKNPDMIEEDFKKLLVDISEPLELQLPEDRKLTDEEIDYEYIDMLITETLENLKDDVCTCEKDCGVPDCCGTRVEKNLKKVYQIALYMLRDGILYQDLTQEGVIGLMKAHELFEDDKDFKLYKDYYIARAMFNYIESYANYRKAAFKEYAEYEIHKENHPKISLKGKSKSEELKKLEKENKEKHIEEMKQLEKRAEYLFDYLNLKYRLAEREIQALSLYFGLDGHKRKNFSEIQNIMKVDNDSLDKIVKDALFKLSVVDEKVEL from the coding sequence TTGAAACTTTTTAGCTTAGAAAGATATTTATTAAAGAATCCTGATATGATAGAAGAAGATTTTAAAAAGCTTTTAGTTGACATATCAGAACCTTTAGAATTACAACTTCCAGAAGATAGAAAACTTACAGATGAAGAAATTGATTATGAATACATTGATATGCTTATAACAGAAACTCTTGAAAATTTAAAAGATGATGTCTGTACTTGTGAAAAAGACTGTGGAGTACCAGATTGTTGTGGAACAAGAGTGGAAAAAAACTTAAAGAAAGTTTATCAAATAGCATTATATATGTTAAGAGATGGTATTCTTTATCAAGACTTAACTCAAGAAGGAGTAATTGGCTTAATGAAGGCTCATGAACTTTTTGAAGATGATAAAGATTTTAAACTATATAAGGATTATTATATAGCAAGGGCAATGTTTAACTATATAGAAAGCTATGCTAACTATAGAAAAGCAGCTTTTAAAGAATATGCAGAATATGAAATTCATAAAGAAAATCATCCAAAAATTTCTTTAAAAGGTAAAAGTAAATCTGAGGAATTAAAAAAATTAGAAAAAGAAAACAAAGAAAAACATATAGAAGAAATGAAACAATTAGAAAAGAGAGCAGAATATCTATTTGACTATTTAAATTTAAAATATAGATTAGCAGAAAGAGAAATACAAGCTTTAAGTCTATATTTTGGTTTAGATGGACATAAGAGAAAGAACTTTTCTGAAATACAAAATATTATGAAAGTTGATAATGATAGTTTAGATAAAATTGTAAAAGATGCACTATTTAAATTATCGGTTGTAGATGAAAAGGTTGAGTTATGA
- a CDS encoding Nif3-like dinuclear metal center hexameric protein, translating into MITRDIINILEKKFPKVNAEEWDNVGLLVGDYDKEVKKIQFSIDASLEVIENAIKEKVDMIITHHPFIFKAIKTINEQDILSKKIRALIRNDINIYSIHTNLDSSVSGLNDYVLEKLGYTDYKFLDYDEDKNCGIGRIFKLDEEKDLKKFIEELKLKLEISNLRVISNDLNKKIKKVALINGSAMSYWRKAKKEKIDLFITGDVGYHDALDARESGLAVIDFGHYESEHFFHEVLIKELKDINLEFLVYNPEPVFKFY; encoded by the coding sequence ATGATAACTAGGGATATTATAAACATATTAGAAAAGAAATTTCCTAAAGTAAATGCAGAAGAATGGGATAATGTAGGACTTCTTGTAGGAGACTATGATAAAGAAGTAAAAAAAATACAATTTTCTATAGATGCAAGTTTGGAAGTTATAGAAAATGCTATAAAAGAAAAGGTTGATATGATAATAACTCATCATCCCTTTATCTTTAAAGCGATAAAAACTATTAATGAGCAAGATATTTTATCTAAAAAAATTAGAGCATTAATAAGAAATGATATAAATATTTATTCTATTCACACTAATTTAGATTCATCTGTGTCTGGACTAAATGATTATGTACTTGAAAAATTAGGTTACACAGATTATAAGTTTCTAGACTATGATGAAGATAAAAATTGCGGTATAGGTAGAATTTTTAAATTAGATGAAGAAAAAGATTTAAAAAAATTTATTGAAGAACTTAAACTAAAGTTAGAAATTTCTAATCTAAGAGTTATAAGCAATGATTTAAATAAAAAAATAAAAAAAGTAGCTCTTATAAATGGTTCAGCCATGAGTTATTGGAGAAAAGCTAAAAAAGAAAAAATTGATCTATTCATCACTGGAGATGTGGGCTATCATGATGCACTTGATGCAAGAGAAAGTGGACTAGCTGTAATTGACTTTGGACATTATGAAAGTGAACACTTCTTCCATGAAGTTTTAATAAAAGAATTGAAAGATATAAATTTAGAATTTTTAGTTTATAACCCTGAACCAGTATTTAAGTTCTACTAA